From Brassica oleracea var. oleracea cultivar TO1000 chromosome C3, BOL, whole genome shotgun sequence, a single genomic window includes:
- the LOC106336134 gene encoding protein indeterminate-domain 7-like translates to MMMNKDMLYHHQQQQVEENMSNLTSASGDRASVSSGNRTETSGSNFHYNTNPNQQQEEQCLAPQPSQKKKRNQPGNPDPEAEVLALSPKTLMATNRFICEICNKGFQRDQNLQLHKRGHNLPWKLKQRSNKDVIRKKVYVCPEPNCVHHHPSRALGDLTGIKKHFFRKHGEKKWKCDKCSKKYAVQSDWKAHAKTCGTKEYKCDCGTLFSRRDSFITHRAFCDALAEESARAIPNPILIPSSSPHQTQHNINFSSSSQNITSHNNNPHGHDELPMKQEEPHHHFHNIPPWLISSNPNPNGNNANYFPLASASANFQHPSPAMSATALLQKAAQMGPSKSTTTPEEDEKSSYNKLITTTMAASMMTSPSEPGFGFQDYYMMNHHAHHHDGVGEAFDGGFNAGDERNDVVDDSGGETRDFLGLRPLMSHNEMLSFANNLGNCINTSASEQQQRYSHQD, encoded by the exons ATGATGATGAACAAAGATATGTTATATCATCATCAACAACAACAAGTGGAGGAAAACATGTCCAATCTAACATCAGCTTCAGGAGATCGTGCAAGTGTGTCTTCAGGAAACAGAACTGAGACTAGCGGCTCCAACTTTCATTACAACACTAATCCAAATCAGCAACAGGAAGAACAGTGTCTTGCTCCACAACCATCTCAAAAGAAGAAGAGAAACCAACCCGGCAATCCAG ACCCAGAAGCAGAAGTGTTGGCTTTATCACCAAAAACACTAATGGCAACAAACAGATTCATATGCGAGATCTGCAACAAAGGGTTTCAAAGAGACCAGAACTTGCAGCTTCACAAGAGAGGACACAATCTACCATGGAAGCTTAAACAAAGATCAAACAAAGACGTGATAAGGAAGAAAGTCTATGTCTGCCCCGAGCCAAACTGTGTCCATCATCATCCATCAAGAGCTCTAGGAGACTTGACAGGAATCAAGAAGCATTTCTTCAGAAAACATGGCGAGAAAAAATGGAAATGCGATAAGTGTTCGAAGAAGTATGCGGTGCAATCAGATTGGAAGGCTCATGCTAAGACTTGTGGCACCAAAGAATACAAATGCGACTGTGGAACTCTCTTTTCTAG GAGGGATAGCTTCATAACTCATAGAGCATTTTGTGATGCATTAGCAGAAGAGAGTGCAAGAGCCATACCAAACCCTATTCTAATCCCATCTTCTTCTCCTCATCAAACTCAACACAACATAAACTTCTCTTCCTCCTCACAAAACATCACCAGCCACAATAACAATCCCCATGGTCATGATGAACTTCCTATGAAGCAAGAAGAGCCACATCATCACTTCCACAACATCCCTCCTTGGCTCATCTCATCAAACCCTAACCCTAATGGCAACAATGCTAATTACTTCCCTCTTGCTTCTGCTTCAGCAAACTTCCAGCACCCATCTCCGGCTATGTCAGCCACAGCTTTGCTCCAGAAAGCAGCTCAAATGGGTCCCTCAAAGTCAACAACCACTCCAGAGGAAGACGAGAAGTCGAGCTATAATAAGCTGATCACAACTACAATGGCTGCATCGATGATGACGTCACCTTCAGAACCTGGATTCGGGTTTCAAGACTACTATATGATGAATCATCATGCTCATCATCATGACGGCGTTGGAGAAGCTTTCGACGGTGGTTTTAACGCCGGAGATGAGAGGAACGATGTGGTGGACGACAGTGGAGGAGAGACTAGAGATTTCTTGGGGTTAAGACCGTTAATGTCTCATAATGAGATGCTAAGTTTCGCTAATAATCTTGGCAACTGTATCAACACGTCTGCTTCAGAGCAACAACAACGATACAGCCATCAAGATTAG